From one Paenibacillus sp. FSL K6-1330 genomic stretch:
- a CDS encoding fumarylacetoacetate hydrolase family protein, producing MKLVTFQTNTSQEPLFGLVINEKFVVSFVAIMKKQGTFVDSLESMDSYLHYLPASYDAAKEMMQYAIEQFHQFNENEISPIAAVNLLPPVPNPAALIDFGLTPRHLRNAGVNLLQREYTGPEREELISQISEKFQQDPNKVTFSYYKCNHNALIGDGDTIHWPSYSSYLDIEPELAFVTGKGNCIAGYVIFNDSTIRDVQWLDFQAMTGPTRCKDFDRSKGIGPYLVTPDEIDNPLALDVDVRIGERLYWKGSTSEYSAHPAKVMEEVLKVFTPLPGTIIGMGTIPDCCAIETEQWLLPSDRIQITFDKLGTLTQLVPDYVKITEPSRWEQRSDFL from the coding sequence ATGAAACTAGTAACTTTTCAGACCAATACATCCCAGGAACCTTTGTTTGGGCTTGTAATTAACGAGAAATTTGTCGTGTCTTTTGTCGCAATCATGAAAAAGCAGGGAACATTCGTTGACAGTCTCGAAAGTATGGACAGCTATCTTCATTATTTACCGGCAAGTTATGATGCCGCTAAGGAAATGATGCAATATGCTATCGAACAGTTTCATCAATTCAATGAAAATGAAATCAGCCCGATTGCAGCGGTAAACCTGCTGCCGCCGGTTCCGAATCCGGCTGCGCTTATCGATTTCGGGCTGACGCCAAGACATCTGAGAAATGCTGGCGTAAATCTGCTGCAAAGAGAATATACAGGGCCGGAACGAGAAGAGCTTATAAGTCAAATCTCCGAAAAATTCCAGCAAGATCCGAATAAAGTAACTTTCAGTTATTATAAGTGTAACCATAATGCATTAATTGGCGATGGGGATACGATTCATTGGCCTTCGTACTCTTCCTATCTGGATATCGAGCCGGAGCTGGCCTTTGTTACAGGGAAGGGGAACTGTATTGCAGGTTATGTTATTTTTAACGACAGTACTATCCGTGATGTGCAGTGGCTGGATTTCCAGGCGATGACCGGACCGACGCGCTGCAAAGATTTTGATCGTAGCAAAGGAATAGGACCCTATCTGGTTACGCCGGATGAAATCGACAACCCGCTGGCATTGGATGTGGATGTACGCATCGGGGAGAGACTGTATTGGAAGGGAAGCACATCCGAGTATTCTGCACACCCTGCAAAAGTGATGGAGGAAGTTCTCAAAGTTTTCACACCGCTCCCAGGCACGATTATAGGAATGGGGACGATACCGGATTGCTGCGCAATCGAGACTGAACAATGGCTATTGCCTTCTGACCGAATCCAGATTACATTTGATAAATTAGGCACGCTCACGCAATTGGTGCCTGATTATGTCAAGATTACGGAACCAAGCCGCTGGGAACAAAGAAGCGATTTTCTTTAA
- a CDS encoding MBL fold metallo-hydrolase — protein sequence MKYGRIIQKPRVKFFEVADGVFAGISPYRGISWANAGFINKGEGLVYDTFFDLFHAREMREAFMEVSNGGSPAYVVNSHYNSDHAWGNKVFEDACIIMHKEASRERLTENIAWMDSVIRRGKDSPESTSGERFFAAEFEGFDLEGVEWVLPNIEIKDDINIRLGDTEVMIYNVAPAHSDSDLLLWMPKEKVLFAGDVVFNGCTAYSEEGTLNWVKVLDRIIDEFKPEIVVPGHGAICGLDFVEEQREYLLNLISEFNKHYNDEIDSLSLTKQIDISRFLHWIQPERLYVTVDILLKSKRGLPPLPSWNEVPAKLEDMKAFLVGKYGNQIKPWDPMSVWQE from the coding sequence ATGAAGTATGGACGTATTATCCAAAAACCTCGCGTTAAATTTTTTGAAGTTGCAGATGGCGTCTTTGCCGGTATTTCGCCATATCGCGGCATCAGTTGGGCCAATGCCGGGTTCATCAACAAGGGTGAAGGGCTGGTGTATGACACGTTCTTCGATTTGTTCCATGCGAGGGAAATGCGGGAGGCTTTTATGGAAGTAAGCAACGGCGGCTCTCCCGCATATGTGGTGAATTCGCACTATAACAGCGACCATGCCTGGGGCAACAAAGTGTTTGAAGATGCTTGCATTATTATGCACAAGGAAGCCTCCAGAGAGCGTCTCACCGAAAATATCGCCTGGATGGACAGCGTCATCAGAAGAGGAAAGGATTCTCCGGAATCGACTTCGGGCGAGCGGTTCTTTGCAGCGGAATTTGAAGGATTCGACCTGGAAGGCGTAGAATGGGTACTCCCGAATATTGAGATAAAGGACGATATCAACATCCGTCTTGGCGATACGGAAGTTATGATTTACAACGTAGCTCCGGCCCACTCTGACAGTGACTTGCTACTGTGGATGCCAAAAGAAAAAGTACTATTCGCTGGCGATGTCGTGTTTAACGGTTGTACAGCGTACAGTGAAGAGGGAACCCTCAATTGGGTTAAAGTACTTGATCGCATTATTGATGAATTTAAACCCGAAATCGTTGTTCCAGGACATGGCGCCATCTGCGGCCTGGACTTCGTGGAGGAGCAAAGAGAATACCTATTGAACCTGATCAGCGAGTTCAACAAGCATTACAATGACGAAATTGATTCCTTGTCCCTGACTAAGCAAATTGATATTTCCCGCTTCCTTCATTGGATTCAGCCAGAACGCTTGTATGTAACAGTGGATATCCTATTGAAAAGCAAACGAGGATTACCACCCCTTCCAAGTTGGAACGAGGTGCCTGCTAAGCTGGAAGACATGAAAGCTTTTTTGGTCGGGAAATATGGCAATCAGATCAAGCCATGGGACCCTATGAGTGTTTGGCAAGAATAG
- a CDS encoding DUF3600 domain-containing protein, which yields MSFDERLKTAFKEETKEWNAPTELKEKILNKVGHIQEGRRMKKWVVACILAATLLIPTGAFAGYSYIADSIYGSRDNIGVTQKQYDELEAKLQTAKQNLSEEEFTKWMSLLKEWGLLNLKIADTKGDFHIERLSVGEQKNYRRLTAELEPLFRKLNEVQSTKGEVKLIDSTTFWNGVLDEAGQIFSKEEFDEFQKLLNELRAYDEKKYDPDGSVHIERLSKEDQMNIEQLLQQIQPFYKKLGITVKPEA from the coding sequence ATGAGTTTCGATGAAAGATTGAAAACCGCTTTTAAGGAAGAGACTAAAGAATGGAACGCACCAACGGAGCTCAAGGAAAAAATACTTAACAAAGTCGGACACATTCAAGAAGGAAGACGAATGAAAAAGTGGGTCGTTGCATGTATTTTGGCCGCTACATTGTTAATCCCAACAGGTGCTTTTGCCGGTTATAGCTACATAGCTGATTCCATCTATGGTTCGCGGGACAATATCGGAGTAACTCAAAAGCAATATGATGAGCTGGAGGCAAAGCTGCAGACCGCCAAACAAAACCTCAGTGAAGAGGAGTTTACAAAATGGATGTCCTTACTAAAAGAATGGGGCCTCCTTAATTTGAAAATTGCCGATACAAAAGGGGATTTTCATATTGAGAGATTGAGCGTAGGAGAGCAAAAAAACTATAGAAGGTTAACCGCAGAGCTAGAGCCACTCTTTCGCAAATTAAATGAAGTTCAATCAACGAAGGGAGAAGTTAAACTTATAGATAGCACTACTTTTTGGAATGGAGTGCTAGATGAAGCAGGGCAAATATTCAGCAAAGAAGAATTTGATGAGTTTCAAAAATTATTAAATGAATTGAGGGCTTATGACGAGAAAAAATATGATCCGGATGGTAGTGTTCATATTGAACGGCTGTCAAAGGAAGATCAAATGAATATAGAGCAATTGTTGCAGCAGATACAACCTTTTTATAAGAAGTTGGGCATAACAGTTAAGCCGGAAGCTTGA
- a CDS encoding sigma-70 family RNA polymerase sigma factor — MNHPSEYARLISLTLAGNRDAFGELYEATIKDVYNTVYFLIREPSDAEDVIQEIYIQLYRSLEKFDVSRPFRPWLMGVVMRQIQAHRRKSWTHMRIIKKAEQIDQAVVYDISSEVVNKLSNQSLLESVDRLPYKLKLVVILHYMNDYTQEEIAATLEIPLGTVKSRIHAALQKMRKKQKISILAMGKVEG, encoded by the coding sequence ATGAATCATCCATCTGAATATGCAAGGCTTATTTCGCTTACGTTGGCCGGGAACCGTGATGCGTTTGGCGAGTTATATGAAGCAACCATTAAGGACGTTTACAATACTGTTTATTTCCTTATTCGGGAACCATCAGATGCAGAGGATGTCATTCAGGAGATTTATATTCAATTATACCGGTCTCTTGAAAAGTTTGACGTAAGCAGGCCGTTTCGGCCTTGGTTAATGGGAGTGGTCATGCGGCAAATTCAGGCTCACCGCAGAAAGAGTTGGACACATATGCGGATCATCAAAAAAGCTGAACAGATTGATCAAGCCGTGGTCTATGATATCTCAAGTGAGGTGGTCAACAAACTATCGAATCAATCGCTACTTGAAAGCGTAGATCGACTTCCTTATAAGCTAAAGCTAGTTGTTATTCTGCATTATATGAATGATTACACGCAAGAAGAGATTGCAGCCACATTAGAAATCCCTCTTGGGACGGTAAAATCACGGATTCATGCTGCTTTGCAAAAGATGCGCAAAAAACAGAAAATTAGCATTCTGGCTATGGGAAAGGTGGAGGGGTAA
- a CDS encoding ABC-F family ATP-binding cassette domain-containing protein, whose amino-acid sequence MIKVENISFSFPQKELYKDISFTLEEAQHCAFIGTSGSGKSTLIDILMDPEKYLFEGTLEIDPTCKIGYVSQFSQLDRTKETTVFEYIGEDFIKLQNEITSICNEMETSSDIEPLLEKYQFALDAFDAMGGDNFESNINKKLNLANLLKLKDVRVSDLSGGEFKLIQVMKEMLNSPDLMIMDEPDVFLDFENLNALKKLINTHKGILLVVTHNRYLLNHCFNKIIHLENTEIQEFDGRYIEYNFSLLQTKIELQEIAVAEAEEIERYDNIIDNLRAIATINSDASRGRALKARVRFQERLEARRIKAPFVDIKQPNISFGIENEIEDNIVVKVNNYSVAFDELLLENVSFEIKSTDKVAIIGPNGTGKTTLLRDIFNNNHDSIEINDDVKVAYLSQNQGEILKDSNTILEEFIDAGFKTYDEVRSYISNYGFEGEIVNQKIESLSGGEKNILQLAKVSASNANVLLLDEPTSHLDTYTQIALEKAIEDYKGAILMISHDFYSVVNGMDYVLIIDNKTIRKMTMKKFKQMIYASHFDKDYLEAEQNKKAVEMKIEMALKDTNFEFAKVLVDELEELIKLL is encoded by the coding sequence ATGATAAAAGTTGAAAACATATCCTTCTCATTTCCACAAAAAGAACTATATAAAGACATTTCATTTACGTTAGAAGAGGCACAGCATTGCGCTTTTATTGGAACTAGTGGCAGTGGTAAAAGTACACTGATCGATATACTGATGGATCCAGAAAAATATTTGTTCGAAGGCACGTTAGAGATAGATCCAACCTGCAAAATTGGGTATGTAAGTCAGTTCTCCCAACTAGACAGAACTAAAGAAACAACTGTTTTTGAATATATCGGAGAAGATTTTATTAAGCTACAAAATGAAATAACATCTATTTGTAATGAAATGGAAACATCATCGGATATTGAGCCGTTACTCGAAAAGTATCAATTCGCTTTAGACGCATTTGATGCAATGGGCGGAGATAATTTTGAGAGTAACATTAATAAGAAGCTAAATCTAGCAAACCTCTTGAAGCTAAAAGATGTTAGGGTATCCGACCTGAGCGGCGGGGAATTCAAACTTATTCAAGTAATGAAGGAAATGCTTAATAGTCCAGACTTAATGATCATGGACGAGCCGGATGTATTTTTAGATTTTGAGAACCTAAATGCGCTTAAAAAACTTATTAATACTCACAAAGGCATACTGCTAGTTGTTACGCACAATCGTTATCTATTGAATCATTGTTTCAACAAAATTATTCACCTTGAAAACACAGAGATCCAAGAGTTTGATGGGCGATATATTGAGTATAACTTCTCATTACTTCAGACAAAAATTGAGTTGCAAGAAATCGCAGTCGCTGAAGCTGAAGAAATTGAGAGATACGATAACATTATTGATAATCTTAGAGCTATCGCAACTATTAATTCAGATGCATCTAGAGGTAGAGCGTTAAAAGCTAGAGTTAGATTTCAAGAGAGATTGGAAGCGCGTAGAATTAAGGCACCATTTGTTGATATTAAGCAACCGAATATCAGTTTCGGTATTGAGAATGAAATTGAAGACAACATTGTTGTAAAAGTCAATAATTATAGTGTTGCCTTTGATGAACTGCTTTTAGAGAATGTGAGCTTTGAGATAAAATCTACGGATAAAGTAGCCATTATTGGTCCAAACGGTACAGGGAAAACGACTTTACTCCGAGATATCTTTAACAATAATCATGATTCCATTGAAATAAATGATGATGTTAAGGTGGCTTATTTATCTCAGAATCAAGGCGAAATACTAAAAGATTCCAATACAATACTAGAAGAATTCATCGATGCTGGTTTTAAAACTTATGATGAAGTTAGATCGTATATTTCAAACTATGGCTTTGAAGGCGAAATCGTTAATCAAAAGATTGAATCACTATCTGGTGGAGAAAAAAACATACTTCAATTGGCTAAAGTTTCTGCTAGTAATGCAAACGTATTGCTTCTTGATGAACCGACAAGCCATTTAGACACATATACACAAATTGCACTGGAAAAAGCCATTGAAGACTATAAAGGTGCAATTCTCATGATATCTCATGATTTCTATTCTGTTGTAAATGGTATGGATTATGTATTAATCATTGACAATAAGACGATTAGAAAAATGACTATGAAAAAATTTAAACAGATGATTTACGCTAGTCACTTTGATAAAGACTATTTAGAAGCGGAACAAAACAAAAAAGCAGTTGAAATGAAAATAGAAATGGCTTTAAAAGATACTAATTTTGAATTTGCAAAAGTATTGGTTGATGAGCTAGAAGAGCTAATTAAGTTGCTTTAA
- a CDS encoding aldose 1-epimerase family protein, translating into MNKILRSSSAEAEINTLGAELISFRKLDPEAEYIWSGDATYWTGRSPVLFPIIGAARNGEIKVGGKAYKIGNHGFARRSEFTLVQESDTHAVYRLSYDEKTLASYPFKFNLYITYKLNASTLELSYRVENSDEQNLFFQLGTHPAFNCPLDDNGSLSDYYLEFAESENLERLFLNSDGLLISGKSEPVLKQETILPLSHEMFAEGALIFRNVSSRQISLRSKHSAKSVVVTYKGFPDLGIWQPLNAPFICIEPWQGVADMDVFEGELQAKEGIITLEPGANFTSSLTIEIN; encoded by the coding sequence ATGAATAAAATTTTGCGCAGCAGCTCGGCAGAAGCTGAGATTAATACCCTTGGGGCGGAACTGATCAGCTTCAGAAAGCTGGATCCGGAAGCTGAATACATCTGGAGCGGTGACGCCACGTATTGGACAGGTCGTTCTCCGGTGCTGTTTCCCATTATTGGTGCGGCCCGGAACGGAGAGATTAAGGTGGGCGGCAAAGCCTATAAGATCGGCAATCACGGATTCGCCAGACGCAGCGAATTTACGCTAGTCCAAGAAAGCGACACCCACGCGGTTTACCGCCTCTCTTATGATGAGAAAACCCTGGCCAGTTATCCTTTTAAATTCAACCTATATATTACATATAAACTGAATGCAAGCACACTGGAACTTAGTTACCGGGTGGAAAATAGCGATGAACAGAATCTCTTCTTCCAGCTCGGGACCCACCCGGCGTTCAATTGTCCGCTTGATGACAACGGTAGCCTGAGCGATTACTATCTGGAGTTCGCTGAATCGGAAAACCTTGAAAGGTTGTTCTTGAATTCGGACGGCCTGCTGATCAGCGGCAAATCGGAGCCCGTTCTGAAACAAGAGACCATCCTGCCGTTATCCCATGAAATGTTCGCCGAAGGCGCATTGATTTTCCGAAATGTGAGCTCTCGGCAGATTTCGCTTAGAAGCAAGCACTCCGCCAAAAGCGTAGTTGTCACCTATAAGGGTTTTCCCGACCTCGGCATCTGGCAGCCTTTGAACGCTCCCTTCATATGCATCGAGCCTTGGCAAGGAGTAGCGGATATGGACGTCTTTGAAGGTGAACTTCAAGCTAAAGAGGGAATAATCACCCTGGAGCCGGGGGCGAATTTCACAAGCTCCCTGACCATAGAAATCAACTGA
- a CDS encoding nucleotidyltransferase domain-containing protein yields the protein MNEIIKKKLLDKNELLINMVIERARRDFRDDIAIIGLTGSFSTGDFHEKSDLDLIIINNTERGWGISDCFILDDVGYDIYCTPWDTRIHAQSILESPNVSSLTELKILYYAKPEDLEKLNDFKQKALDALAEPIGEACLNRAKKWIDLAKQAYSDTMLGDNIGSVRHASAGVLYNLVNALVNMNNTCIKRGIKRYLEEIRSYRYVPDDLESLYMSVIEAHTIEEIRIASFNMLNSVTRLHSKMCDNFIVKLAPTFDNLRGTYEELWCNYRNKILNSVKTNDASYAFLSAFGVQGYLDEMAAEKGTKKFDLMQYFDASDLPVMKEKFLEMMDEYVDEYGKVGREVEHFTTFEQLYAHYINH from the coding sequence ATGAACGAAATCATAAAGAAGAAGCTGCTGGACAAAAATGAACTGCTGATCAACATGGTGATCGAACGCGCAAGAAGAGATTTTCGAGACGATATCGCAATTATTGGGCTTACTGGTTCGTTTAGCACCGGGGACTTTCACGAGAAGAGCGATCTTGATTTAATTATCATAAATAATACAGAAAGGGGATGGGGAATATCCGATTGCTTCATCTTAGATGACGTTGGCTATGACATCTATTGCACACCATGGGATACAAGAATACACGCACAATCCATCTTAGAGAGTCCCAACGTATCAAGCCTAACCGAGCTTAAAATTCTCTATTATGCAAAGCCTGAGGATTTGGAGAAATTGAACGACTTTAAGCAAAAAGCTCTTGATGCGCTTGCGGAGCCGATAGGAGAAGCGTGTCTTAATCGAGCAAAAAAATGGATCGATCTGGCTAAGCAAGCATACAGCGATACGATGCTGGGTGATAATATCGGTTCAGTGAGACATGCATCTGCCGGCGTTCTGTACAATCTGGTCAATGCCTTGGTCAACATGAACAACACGTGCATCAAACGAGGAATCAAGCGATATTTAGAAGAAATACGCTCGTATCGCTATGTTCCAGATGATCTCGAATCCTTATACATGTCAGTCATCGAAGCTCATACCATTGAAGAGATCCGAATTGCTTCTTTTAATATGTTGAACAGCGTTACGAGGTTACATAGCAAGATGTGTGATAACTTCATTGTTAAACTCGCTCCGACTTTTGATAATCTGAGGGGAACTTACGAAGAATTGTGGTGCAACTACCGCAATAAAATCTTGAACAGTGTTAAAACGAACGATGCCTCCTATGCCTTTCTTTCAGCCTTTGGAGTACAAGGATATCTTGATGAAATGGCTGCGGAAAAAGGAACCAAGAAATTTGATCTCATGCAGTACTTTGATGCAAGTGATTTACCAGTAATGAAAGAGAAGTTCCTTGAAATGATGGATGAATATGTAGACGAATATGGTAAGGTCGGTAGAGAAGTCGAACATTTTACAACCTTCGAGCAATTATATGCCCATTATATCAATCATTGA